ttaaaagtatataaagCCGGTTCATCAACATTGGCAAATATTTTCTTTAGGTTTGGCATAAACCATAATTTAACATTTGTACTACCAACGAAAGGTTATCAATTTATGGGAACAAATTATTCAGCAATGCCAGTAAAGCCTGGGCAGCATCGAGATATATTGGCTTGCCATTCCGTATATAGCCGCATTTTTTTTGGATCAGTGCTTCCAGAAGATTCGGTAAAAATCGGAATTATTCGTGAGCCATCAGAACGTATGGTAAGTGCCGCGTATTATTACAGAGACGTATGGAAAAGGAAATATCTTTTGAAAGTtccgaaattaaattttatcCATAATTTGGTTGAACGACCTGACTTGTATGAAACTAAACCGTTTTCTGAAACGAAGAATGCAATGGGGCATGTCTTTGGATTTTCTCCATCGATCACAGTTAATGATACTGAGGCAATAGAAAAACACCTTGATCTCCTGAAGAAAGACTTTAAACAAGTTCTTGTAATGGAAAGATTTGAAGAATCTCTTATACTTATGAAAAGAACTTTGAACTGGGATTTAGCagatgttatttatttaaaaagaaacagtcACGCCCATCAGCCTGTGATATTTGGCCCTGATGAacttaagaaatttaaaaacacgTGTTTCTTAGATTACGCAGTTTATGAAACATTTTacgaaatttttgataaaaagattgACGCTGAAGGTCCCGACTTTATAAATGAAGTGGAACATTTTAATTCAGTGCTTCAGTCAGTAAGAGATTTCTGCAAACTAGGTTCAATGAACCCTCCACAAATATCCCTCAGAATATCTCAGTCTGTATGGAATGAACCTTTTGAAGTAACGAAACAAGATTGTCACTATATGAAGATGGGTGCATTTAAATTGATGGACTTTCTCAAAGAACGACACAGGGAGATGAACATGAATCATGACATAGTATCGAGATAAACTGGTTTTCATGAACAAACTGTCGAGATTAACTGCTTTTCATGGACAAACTGTCGAGACAATTGGTTTTTATGTACATAATGTCAAGATAAACTGGTTTTCATGTACACAACGTTCAGTTAAACTGATTTTGATTGacataagtaatagttatagtatgtgtgagagtgtgttaccaggatatatcagagctaggggtacatcgagggtatttttctctacacatatcgtcgaggccggtaggccgagacagatatgtgaagagaaaaataacgagatgtacccctagctctgatatatcctggtaacacacgagcactacatattataactgttttatcgcatagtttatcattaaaatttatatattattttcatttaaatttgtttattattatttttactattttgattccctttctgcgcctcgctgactgaaacactaaaacttctgttttagaaaatgtattccccagataaaagtacccaacaaatttctgcattggttttaaatctttgcatttcattggccagacatattgtaaaacttgttgttttgtttgtaaaaaaaatcaaagaaaaagaaacatttgagaaatctcagaatttcatatatttcatgtatttctgaatttggcaataactatcaagtttttgaaatattctggtttatttattcttttactttataaatgtaggtgtttgtgacaattctttctctgtgaactgtaagttggagctaaaatcatcttttctttgaaaggaaaaaattatactcccttgataggacctcaatagagaaaaagtgttccgatatatatcggaacagttttactgtgctgatatatatcggaacacttttttcttatgaaactccatagagatttccgtgttgatatatatcgcaacagttttgtaagatatcagcacagttttgtagtaataatgtgtgttactatgtataacatgctgcaaagatcaaaggaaaattgccgcactatgcgataatgtCGAGAtaaactaattttcatggatgtAGGCTCGAGATATACTAGTTTTCATGAACATAAGTGGCAGAAACAAACACGACATTATGATGGAAACGTTAGCGACATCACCAGTCTCGTGGTCTCTTGGATTACGAGAACTACTTTAACAGTGATATAAATAAGTAAGAATTGACAACTTATTGGATACCTGTCATATGGTGAAAAAAATAGTGTCATTTGTGGGAAAACATCAAACATGGTAAAAAGTGAGGATAATGTGCCTTATATTAAAAATCGAAAGGAAGCTGAAAACAGATCAAAATTGCCGACATTATTCACAATGGCcggcattttctaaaaaaaatgtacGAAGAAAAGTTGTAATCAGACATCATCAGTAGTTATATCTTTAGTAAATCTATGCCTTCTTTTCATCGTTtttttgtatgcaaatattgattAAACATACTTACTTGAATAGATTATAGATATTTATTGCTTgtatttaatattatcattacagaaatttaattGCTTCCCTAAGTTGTACGGTCACTATTTGTTTTGCAGCTAACATGATTTGTTAAAATTCCTTGCGTAATGTTAAAAATGCgtttttaagaataataaatatgAATCAAAATAACAATGATACAGTAGTTATGTTACAAAATCAACTATATATGTCTAATCACAATGGACGGACGAgtataattgagccatgccatgagaaaaccaacatagtgggtttgcgatcagcatggatctagaccagcctgcgcatctgcgcagtctggtcaggatccatgctgttcgttttcaaagcctaatggaattagagaaactaatagcgaacagcatggatcctgaccagactgcgcggatgcgcaggctggtctggatccatgctggtcccaaacccactatgttggttttctcatggcacggctcatataaacatAAACGGAAGCACGTACGACGCTAGATAATACACTCATCCTGATATCCAGAGGATAAATGTCCGTATGCAATGGATAATAATTATCACAGTCACAATGTTTAAGATACACCGTAACTATCCCCGATACACATCTTATCTATCCCCAGTTCAGTAAATTATCTACTATGTCATTCCATCGTATATCTCCAGGTCACCAAAATATGGTGGCCGGTAGCGTCCATTTTAAAGCAGCGAGAAATTTTACCGTCAGTTTATGAAATGTCGCGGGCAACTTCCAGATCCGCGAGATTTTATGTCGAAACTGTATAAAACATCGCGGCCAAGAGAAATTCTCGAGTTTTTCTGTAACACTCCTGTCGTAAAATGTCGCGGATTAAAGACGAAACCGCGATATTTTCTGTCTACATGGTAGACTAAGCACGCAAACAAATTCTTAATTTAGGTAGCCGATTGCGGCCATTTTAATCCGCGATATTTTTTCTGATGCATACCTTATAAAAAAtcgagtttaaatatttaaatctcGAGTTTTTTTGCCAAGAAACGTCTT
The genomic region above belongs to Mercenaria mercenaria strain notata chromosome 12, MADL_Memer_1, whole genome shotgun sequence and contains:
- the LOC123560643 gene encoding galactose-3-O-sulfotransferase 2-like — its product is MIKKPMGDGIPKWLMISTLFVVVCALAVIETLLPLHTSTSIPPPRQYSVNKSSSHNSNRKYIGSIVQKDLLQITPKSSTKGKRRKVTHIGFLKVYKAGSSTLANIFFRFGINHNLTFVLPTKGYQFMGTNYSAMPVKPGQHRDILACHSVYSRIFFGSVLPEDSVKIGIIREPSERMVSAAYYYRDVWKRKYLLKVPKLNFIHNLVERPDLYETKPFSETKNAMGHVFGFSPSITVNDTEAIEKHLDLLKKDFKQVLVMERFEESLILMKRTLNWDLADVIYLKRNSHAHQPVIFGPDELKKFKNTCFLDYAVYETFYEIFDKKIDAEGPDFINEVEHFNSVLQSVRDFCKLGSMNPPQISLRISQSVWNEPFEVTKQDCHYMKMGAFKLMDFLKERHREMNMNHDIVSR